From the genome of Phaeodactylum tricornutum CCAP 1055/1 chromosome 9, whole genome shotgun sequence:
AAGAAAGCCCCCCCTCCTATTTCCCTCAAACCGTTACACGATACTCCCGCGCCGGATTTCCCCGACGAATCCGAGACGGTGACGACTGCTCTAAAAACTGTTTCTACAAATCCAGAAACGACCTGCACTCGAAACGTACAAAAACAGAAGGATTCGGAAAGCGCTCGGGACAATAAAGACAGCAAGACTACAAGCATAAACGATTCAACACCCCTAATCGAGGAAATAAAAAAGACACAGTCCTCCGTGAGTCTCCCTCAATGGCAGAGATTACCTAGCCGAAGTATCTCGTTTGGATCTGCCGAAATTTTGACCGTACCGGAATGCTATCGGCACTTCAAAACCTACCTGGGTCGTTCCGTCCGTGTAACGGGTACGGTATTACACCGCCATGTTCACGACGACTGCATGATTTCTCTCGTTATTGGTGATCCGCTTGAGCAGCTTCATCGCCAGAGTGACTTGAAACGGAGATTGTCAACGGGTAGTGGCGATAGTATTGCAAATAGCGGAACACCAAAGACTCCAGGGACTGcgacgaaacgaaaatcAAGCCAGGAAGAAACCCCGGCCATCTCCAGCTCGAAGACGAAAAGGTTCGTTAAGAAAACACCTTCATCGAATACCAACAGTCTGTTACAGAGGCAACAGCACGGTGGATCGAACTTAGTCGGGGTAAATCAACCATTGACGGCGATCAAAAGGACACCGCTCGAAGCTATGGTGGATTGCTTGTCACGCAAATCCAATTGTGTTTGGATAATGGTCAATCCGGATCATGCTCCTGTGCATCAATGTGCCGTAGGGGATCTTATGATGATCATCGGTGAGTTGCGTCTGATGTCATCATCCAGCAACGGCCCGAAGTCTACGTTAGTTCTGGCCTCTAAGATCAGCTCTAGTACAAAGGACACTGTCTGCTACTTAGAGGCACGTATTCTCCGCAACGCCAACGGAACGAACATGAAGCTTTACGAAGAAGCCCTATCTATTCGTCGAAGGTTCCTGCAGAAACAGTCGAACCCTATTTCAGAAGTAGATCCACCGTACGGCTGGGGTCCTCCCCTTCCTTGACAAAATAAAGCACAAAAGACAACGGCATGACGGCTATAGTTTTCAATCGTCCTACCTTTTAATACGCACTtaacttactgttagtacgTACCCCTTTTTCCAATCTCAAATGTACATCACAAGTCTGTCTGTACGCGTCAATTGACTCCGTCTGAGATTCAGTTGCGCCGGTCGGATGGCTGACTTTGTGGGGCCACAGCGCAGCATTCTGTACACAGCTGAACATTAAAGAGTGAGCTTTTCATACTGCCACGGGCATTTTCTTCACTGGCCCTTTGATGCAAGGCGAGTTTGAGTGCACTGTGCGTTTGGTAGTACCCAGTGAAAATGCACGCTGGAGAGCACGCCATCATGACAACATCCACTCTTTCTACATTGTCATGCTCACCCTGAGCGGCAGTGAGAGCATTTTGTGCAGCATCAAGTGTCGAAAACGGAAATCGTTGGCTTCCATCTTGGTACCCACGGAGTCCTCGCGACAAACAGACAAAATATGGTTGTGTAGGCGGCTTCTCATAGAATCCGGCAACATCTTTGATAAACCACTATGCCTTGATTTTGGTACGATTTCTCCGCCAATCCGTGAAATCCTTTTCTCTCTGAAAAAGTCAGCCTCAAGAACTTTTCTGAAAACTCCTCTCTGTCGTCTGATCCAAACGTGTTTTTGTAGTCGCAGAACCAGCAGGTCAGAATCATTTCTATGTCTTCCAAATATTCCTGCTGATCATGGTGGCTCCATAGGTCGTTCCATTTCCTCATGACCGCAAGCATTTCATTCATAGCAGGAATATATTGGGTTGGATTGAAGCGGTGGGGAGTGCTGCCGTCATACGATGTCGCTGGGGAGCTTCTCTTGTTTGACAACAAGAGATTATTACTCTTCACCTCAACCTTCTGGAAATTTACCGTGCGGTGCATCAAACGGATTTTATGAAGTTGAATTTTCAAGATCGTTGGTGCAGTAGATGTCGGAGCTTGTTTTGAAGACGTCGACGGAGAAAATGGTCCTTCTCACTATCAGAGAAAATTTGGATGGGATGAGTTGACGAATATTAGCAATGAAAGGTCGAAACCTCGAATGCGGGAACGGATTTGACAGAGTATTTTGATTGGACGAGAAGTATACTTCTGACGATTTTAACGTTCTATTCCATTTCAATGTCAATTTGCCTATATTGACGTTTCACCGTCCTGACGATGAAACCTTCCTTTTATCGAATAGATGGCTGGCTATAAATATATTATCCTATTGACCAAATGTTCGATGTCTGTCCATCCTACAGATGTAATTTACAGATACATTGCGCtgtttttttgcttttggtcTTTAACCCTTGCCTCACAGTTGTTGCCGAGTTTGCGCGCTCACAGTTAGCCCACCCCAACGTAAGCTTACTGAGCttgcttgacagtgaaagtgaATGTGCTGTCAGAAAAAAATGGTACCGCCGCTGCTTCAAATGTACCGCACTTGTTAGACTATTGAAGTCACCGGTAAACAAACCCGTACGCACGCATTACATGACGAGCACCTTGACACTCTCAGTTCGCCCGGAACGCTTTGCTATTTATAAATTCCCGCCCGATACGACACCGCCATCGTGGATCTTTGACGAAAGTTTTTACTCTATTTCCCGAACCGAAGACGAACTCTCGGTTGTGAGCGCGGAGCGTGCAATTCCAGATTCACCGGACGTCCTCGTGGAACGCGATTGGACTACACTGAAGGTAGAAGGACCTCTGGATTTTGCCCTGACCGGAATATTGTCATCGCTGGCTAGTCCGCTAGCCAATGCTGGGATTTCGATCTTTGCCATCAGCACATACGACACGGATTATTTGCTTGTCAAGAAGAAACAACTTGAAGAAACGATCACCGTACTCAGCAACGAGGGATTTCGTATCCAAAGGTAACGGGGAAAATGTTGATCCGGGATAACCGTTTCCAATCCGACCCTTTGCTAGCATCGTTGGTGGAAAAAAGTAATTTGCACGTTACTAGCTTTGGCTTGGTTTGCGTTGCTGGGTGGCCCCCATGCGAGTCAATGCGAAAATCGTACAAAAATTTTGTCTTGGCCGTTCGCGGGTGCTTTGAAGACAACGACGTCCAGGGGTCAACTGCTCCTGTCTATATCTATCCCTTTGAATCACTGCATGTAACTGTGGCAACATTTTCTCGAACCTCTTTTAAAAATTTGGAGCATCAAGAAGTTAGGACTGAATACGCCAAGAAAGTTGTTATGGCAGCCGCTGAAGATGCTAATTGGCCCAAGCATCCACTTGAATTGCAGATTGACAACGCACAAATTGGGGACCATGCTGGGATTTTGCTATGGAAGGAGACGACAGGAAGATTAGATATGTTACGCGAATGCATCAGAAAGGCGTCCTCCATGGTTCTCAAAGAAGTCGTCTCAGCCGATATTTCTGCAGCGCAGCTGCATGCAATGCAGGACATGTTGCGAGGGATTACAATCCCTCCAATAGTGCATTCGACTTTCTTGAGGTTTTACAAGACTCCCGTTAGTCCTGCACGTATGGTACAGGAAAAGTTCTGCGAACGAGTGGTGAAACGACTTCTTGACTTGTACCCCAAGACTTTGTCTGCTTTAAGCGTGGCCTTGGTTTGTGAGTACAGTCCGTACATGCATATACCATATGACAAGCAGCATGTCCTAGCAGAGTATTCGATGACGCTATGAATTATTCAATTAGTATATTACCTTTCATAGAGCTGCTGGCTTTTTATCGCTTTCCTCATCCTCCAGCTGTAACATCAGAGCCGTGACCTTATCCTGCAATGGCTGTAAAAGTTCTTCGAAGGTACGACGAGCATTTAAGCTTTGTTGTTGAGCTTCTTCGATCTGTCGCCTGAGTGGTTCCTTGTTGGCTACCAGGCTCTCATTCATACtgacgagaaaggaaacGTCTTCCAGCACTTTTCGTCGACGCGTCTCTAGCGTAACTAGTCGCTGCGAAAGTTGATTGCGCTCTTGTTTTAGAGCAGCAATCAGGTCGGTCGACTTTTTAAGAGGCTTCGCCACGTCGTAATCGCGTCGAATCTCTTCCAATCGACCTTCATAAAAAATACGTTGCTGCTCTAATTGCGATTTCAGCAATGTATAGTATTGACTAGCAAACCCCTCTAGCTTGCGATGCACAACTTCTCCTTCTTGCGATTCGCTCAAACCAGGACTTAGCGAACGTTCTTGGGAAGTGGTGTTATAGGGATCGTGTACTTCTACTAGTTTCCCGTCCTCTTTGTTTTGTAAGAGGCGATGCACGTACCCTTGACCGGCAAAGTCCCATACATGCTGCGTCTCCGTATCTAATGCATATGCATGTAGTGTTTCGTCGTAATGCTGCCGTGCATGCGACAACGCTTGTCTCTGGTAACACGGCAATATGGGCGTGTCTTCGGATCGACACTGTGAAAAGCTGTCATGTGGGCCTAACctaccagcagcagcactaGAGGAGCGGGGCCCTCCGCTGCACGACACAATACCACATATCAAACAAACGTAGTTGTGGGCGGTACTTCCGCATAGGTGGCACTGTGACAACGCCTCGTTCAAACCAGAATGATCAAAGCGACAAACCGGACAGGGAGAGTCCTGCCATTGCAGCAAGCAATCCATATGAAACGAATGATTACAGACTGTTGTCAAAATTGAGGTCCGTTCGCCAGATCTGGGATAGGTCATGTCCATATGCTCTAGGCAGACTGCGCAATTGTAATCTTCCGAGCGTTGGTGCTGCCCTGAAGGGTGCTCAGATTCTCCAGATTTACAATCAACGCTCCCGCAGCGATTTCTTGCCTCCATTCGGGAGTCACTTGAATGAGACGATGAAATTTCCAAGTGCCCATTGTCTGTCGCTTTTGTGGACGGCGCGAAGAAAGGGGACATGAGGGAAACTCCGTCGGCCCCTTCTAGTGCCACAACGTGGAAAACGCTGCAAGTTTGTGTCTCGTCTAGAAATGTATAAGGCATTCCACGCAAGTCTTGCACAAGGTCCTTTGCGGCTTCGGGCGAGCATGCTTCTAGCAAGACAAGGTATGTTCGACATGGATGGTGCTCGGctccatcgtcttccagtaATTGCTCCATGTGCGCTTTTGGATCAATCGCAGCTTCCGACACTTCAACGTCAGAAGCTAAAATGGAAGCGGCATTGACGCCAGCGAAGGTGTAGGAAGCGAGCGGTTTCCCTCTTGCCTCTTCGCTAACCACATCGGTCTCTGTAGACCGATGTACGGCCTC
Proteins encoded in this window:
- a CDS encoding predicted protein gives rise to the protein MDSLNNRAPASAGKSTTVLAAKVAVTNPYACKKAPPPISLKPLHDTPAPDFPDESETVTTALKTVSTNPETTCTRNVQKQKDSESARDNKDSKTTSINDSTPLIEEIKKTQSSVSLPQWQRLPSRSISFGSAEILTVPECYRHFKTYLGRSVRVTGTVLHRHVHDDCMISLVIGDPLEQLHRQSDLKRRLSTGSGDSIANSGTPKTPGTATKRKSSQEETPAISSSKTKRFVKKTPSSNTNSLLQRQQHGGSNLVGVNQPLTAIKRTPLEAMVDCLSRKSNCVWIMVNPDHAPVHQCAVGDLMMIIGELRLMSSSSNGPKSTLVLASKISSSTKDTVCYLEARILRNANGTNMKLYEEALSIRRRFLQKQSNPISEVDPPYGWGPPLP
- a CDS encoding predicted protein — translated: MTSTLTLSVRPERFAIYKFPPDTTPPSWIFDESFYSISRTEDELSVVSAERAIPDSPDVLVERDWTTLKVEGPLDFALTGILSSLASPLANAGISIFAISTYDTDYLLQRGISYPKVTGKMLIRDNRFQSDPLLASLVEKSNLHVTSFGLVCVAGWPPCESMRKSYKNFVLAVRGCFEDNDVQGSTAPVYIYPFESLHVTVATFSRTSFKNLEHQEVRTEYAKKVVMAAAEDANWPKHPLELQIDNAQIGDHAGILLWKETTGRLDMLRECIRKASSMVLKEVVSADISAAQLHAMQDMLRGITIPPIVHSTFLRFYKTPVSPARMVQEKFCERVVKRLLDLYPKTLSALSVALVCEYSPYMHIPYDKQHVLAEYSMTL
- a CDS encoding predicted protein, with the protein product MSSTRSKRASARIRKRPISFGNPALGTYHGDVYTVEGDHDNIGTQLLAEGVVTANNLVAMVDVPPEQVPEGVLNLARSHRPLIDHMRVVIAEGNGQVEAVHRSTETDVVSEEARGKPLASYTFAGVNAASILASDVEVSEAAIDPKAHMEQLLEDDGAEHHPCRTYLVLLEACSPEAAKDLVQDLRGMPYTFLDETQTCSVFHVVALEGADGVSLMSPFFAPSTKATDNGHLEISSSHSSDSRMEARNRCGSVDCKSGESEHPSGQHQRSEDYNCAVCLEHMDMTYPRSGERTSILTTVCNHSFHMDCLLQWQDSPCPVCRFDHSGLNEALSQCHLCGSTAHNYVCLICGIVSCSGGPRSSSAAADTETQHVWDFAGQGYVHRLLQNKEDGKLVEVHDPYNTTSQERSLSPGLSESQEGEVVHRKLEGFASQYYTLLKSQLEQQRIFYEGRLEEIRRDYDVAKPLKKSTDLIAALKQERNQLSQRLVTLETRRRKVLEDVSFLVSMNESLVANKEPLRRQIEEAQQQSLNARRTFEELLQPLQDKVTALMLQLEDEESDKKPAAL